In Phaseolus vulgaris cultivar G19833 chromosome 3, P. vulgaris v2.0, whole genome shotgun sequence, the sequence tttaaaattttaaaattatttattctaaattctacaatttagaatctaaatttgTATTCTAGATTGTGCAATTTGGAATATTTTACAATCtgaaacacaaattttaacttcTGAATTTTATAACTCGAAAATTATCTGAATTCCATGTTCCGGGATTAAAGaaagaattaaagaaaaaaaagttcaatTCAAAAACATACCTCAAGAATGTGGTATATAATTTTCAATTCATGGTAGGTAACAGGGGAAGTTTATGGTGAAATTGTGGTTCATCTTAAAGTAAGCATGACTTAAAAAATAAGTGGTTTCTGTTGGCCTATACAAATTCCAATCAGTTGCCTCACTTCATTCAGATCAAATGGAACATTTTATTTACCTTTAGATCATGATGCTAGAGTTGTAGGTGGACAACTATCAACAGTGCAAGCCAAGATATCCCTGTACTCCCTGGATATTGTGAAAGAGTCATAAACTTGTCCATCACTGCTTTTCTTGTACTCAAACAACAGGTTTGATTGGTCAAATGCTGTAAGCTTGACAAATCCAAAGTCATAGTCTTTAAATATACTCCACTTAGTGTTTATGGGGGCAAATTCAGCAAGGGATGCTCCTCCTCCCCCAACCACTACATGTATTGTACCATTCAAGGGGCCCTTGTAATTGTGCTTCTCTTTATTGGTGCAGATATTCTGTGTAAGGAAAATGGCAGTTATTTTTTCATGTTTAATGATAACAGCAAACAAGAAAGAAGTGTCTaggtaatttaaatttttttattcttgatgACAAAGTAACGGCTAGAAAGCACAGATTCGATACAACATAAATACAGGaatatgataaatttaataatCATAAGATACGACACAACTATAATACCCGGCATTAAATTAATCTTGATGTAGTTAAAAAATGTGCAAAGTTATTTTAGACTATAAAATGCTACAATTTATCTAATTATTGCGGGATTCCAATTTATATTGGTATAAAGTTCACGTACCAAAAGTATTCAAAGCTaacaagaaatattttaataacaaaatggCCATAATCTAATGTATGTTCTTGATGACCAAACTGACAGTCTGTAAAGTGAAGAACAAGAAAAGGACAAGATGAGTTGCACACTTCCAAATGTAGAAAGGGTATTTTCAAGCCATAGCATATAATCATGTAGAGCTTCTACAGGGAAGTAAAGGAACAAAGTAAAAACTAACTATCTCTGAAGTTAAGCAAAATACCTGATACACAGGGCAAGTTCTTTCATAGTTATGAACATGTCCATACATTGCTATGTCAACCTTATACTTTTGCCAGAGATATTGAAGGTCCTCCCTTCCCATTGGTTCTTCAAAAGAGCCTTCTGCCACATAGAACCCTGCAGAAGAATAACCAAGTACCCTATGTGCAAGAAATATCAGCCATGGCTGTTTTTGTCGGTCAACCGATGCTAGGCAATTTTCAATGAATTTATACTGTTCTGATCCCTTTCTCCAATCGAGTTCTGTGTTAGCTATGCAGAATTTGAACATACCATAGTCAGCTGAGTACCTGGCAAAGTAAAGTAATTTTTGAAGATCTTTCCGGAggaaataataacatttttttcgTAGGCATACTCAAGAAGGTAACAAAATTTACTACATTTATGAATAGGTTAACTTAGTTTTATCTGGTGCAAGAGAAGGAGCATGGTTATGCAACTTTGATGTTAAAGATGCTAAATGCCTACATCAATTAGAGTTTTATAAAAGGGAACATATTTAACACAGATGCTGAAAGGTTGaaatttaaagatattttaCCAGAATTTTTCTCTGTTCTCAGCTGGTACATAAAACATGGTTTGAGACAGTACACCACATTCACCACCAGAATCCAAGGTCCCATAAAAGGATCCAGTCCCTGGCCAGTCACGTTCATGATTGCCACTAAAAGCACAGAATGTAAAAGCATAAAAATGACATAATCAAGAGTAGCAGTAAACATAAAAAAGTGCAACTCATGCATAACAAGTCAAACCTCGCTGTCATATATGGTACAGTTGATGCAATTGGCTCAATTTGTGCAGTAAACTGATCCCACTGTGAAATGTATCCACTAGCATAGCATAAATCACCAATGTGGAAGACTATATCTACATCTTTTAAGTCTTTTATAATCTGTTTAGTAGTGTTGAGTGAGCCAGGCTGGAAATTATTAAATTCATTGGAGCCATCAGCTTCTGCCTGCGTGTgagataagaaaataaaaagtggaGTAACCAGTAATTAAATCAAAAGTAAGAATAACTGATATCTTTTCAGggtatattatttttacaatacaaaatatataacttaaattcaaatataaaatatcacaaaGAAACAAAGGAGAGTAAATATAATTGGAATTACCCATGGATGAAACAGAAGACAAAGAAGTAATGGAGATTTAAATCAACCTGATCAATCTTATCTCTTTTACTTATATGTAATTATGAATTCATTTATACAAATTGTATCTCCAGATTTCAGAACATGGTTATAACTAAAAGGGCCAcgagaaaaaataaaaagaaagaaaattaccTTTCCCATATCACCGAATATGACTACACGTTGCAAGGAATTTTGACCTGGAAAAGGAAATGCTTTGAACTGGTATTCTTCGCTCCATATTACTGTACCATTAAATAGTCTATGCCCCAGCTTGTATA encodes:
- the LOC137806500 gene encoding probable inactive purple acid phosphatase 1 isoform X2, translated to MRMMMSGMWKSRGIFFSLLVLATFQLAMSDEHQPLSKVAIHKTTLALDERAYIKATPNVLGLTGQNTEWVTLQYSNPKPTVEDWIGVFSPANFSASTCPAENIWVNPPFLCSAPIKYQYANFSSSSYKSTGKASLKLQLINQRSDFSFALFTGGLTNPKLVAVSNKVSFINPNAPVYPRLAQGKTWNEMTVTWTSGYGISEAEPFVEWGPKGGNHVKSPAGTLTFDRNTMCGAPARTVGWRDPGYIHTSFLKELWPNREYIYKLGHRLFNGTVIWSEEYQFKAFPFPGQNSLQRVVIFGDMGKAEADGSNEFNNFQPGSLNTTKQIIKDLKDVDIVFHIGDLCYASGYISQWDQFTAQIEPIASTVPYMTASGNHERDWPGTGSFYGTLDSGGECGVLSQTMFYVPAENREKFWYSADYGMFKFCIANTELDWRKGSEQYKFIENCLASVDRQKQPWLIFLAHRVLGYSSAGFYVAEGSFEEPMGREDLQYLWQKYKVDIAMYGHVHNYERTCPVYQNICTNKEKHNYKGPLNGTIHVVVGGGGASLAEFAPINTKWSIFKDYDFGFVKLTAFDQSNLLFEYKKSSDGQVYDSFTISREYRDILACTVDSCPPTTLAS
- the LOC137806500 gene encoding probable inactive purple acid phosphatase 1 isoform X1 codes for the protein MICSSHKMRMMMSGMWKSRGIFFSLLVLATFQLAMSDEHQPLSKVAIHKTTLALDERAYIKATPNVLGLTGQNTEWVTLQYSNPKPTVEDWIGVFSPANFSASTCPAENIWVNPPFLCSAPIKYQYANFSSSSYKSTGKASLKLQLINQRSDFSFALFTGGLTNPKLVAVSNKVSFINPNAPVYPRLAQGKTWNEMTVTWTSGYGISEAEPFVEWGPKGGNHVKSPAGTLTFDRNTMCGAPARTVGWRDPGYIHTSFLKELWPNREYIYKLGHRLFNGTVIWSEEYQFKAFPFPGQNSLQRVVIFGDMGKAEADGSNEFNNFQPGSLNTTKQIIKDLKDVDIVFHIGDLCYASGYISQWDQFTAQIEPIASTVPYMTASGNHERDWPGTGSFYGTLDSGGECGVLSQTMFYVPAENREKFWYSADYGMFKFCIANTELDWRKGSEQYKFIENCLASVDRQKQPWLIFLAHRVLGYSSAGFYVAEGSFEEPMGREDLQYLWQKYKVDIAMYGHVHNYERTCPVYQNICTNKEKHNYKGPLNGTIHVVVGGGGASLAEFAPINTKWSIFKDYDFGFVKLTAFDQSNLLFEYKKSSDGQVYDSFTISREYRDILACTVDSCPPTTLAS